The window AGCACCACTACACGTTGGACAAGGCGATGCTGTTTGCATACGCCCCAAAATAGTATTGGTCACTCTAGTCACTTGACCAGCACCATTACATGTGCTACAAGTTTTGTAAGTTGTACCAGGCGCTTGAACTTTACGTTTTACTTTAATTTTCTTTTCAACACCATTAGCAATCTCCTCTAATGTTAACTTTAAACGCACACGAAGATTACTACCTTTTACACGACGTTGTTGTTGCCCTCCAAAGCCAGAGAAACCGCCTCCACCTCCGAAGCCTCCGCCTCCAAAGATATCTCCAAACTGACTAAATATGTCATCCATATTCATTCCGCCACCATTGAAGCCACCGCCACCGCCGCCATTTTCAAAGGCTTGGTGTCCATATTGGTCGTAACGTGCTTTTTTATTTTCGTCGCTTAATATTTCATAAGCTTCTGCTGCTTCTTTAAATTTAGATTCAGCATCCTTATCATCTGGATTTTTATCTGGATGAAACTCGATTGCCTTTTTACGGTATCCTTTTTTTATTTCAATTTGTGTTGCCGACTTGGTTATACCTAATATTTCGTAAAAATCTCTTTTAGCCATACTTATATTATTGTCCTATAATTACCTTAGGAAAACGTATAACGGTTTCACCTAATTTATATCCTTTTTCTATAACGTCAATAATTTTACCTTTTAGATCCTCTGTAGGTGCAGGGATTTGCGTTATTGCCTCATGATGATCTGCATTAAACACATCCCCTTTTCTGACTTCTATTGTCGCTAATCCTTTTTGTTGTAAAGCATTTAATAGTTTGTTATAAATTAACAAGACTCCTTTACGTAACTCCTCTGCTTCTTTATCATCATCGATATGCAATAAGGCGCGTTCAAAATCATCTAAAATAGGTAACATTGACACCATTACATCCTTACTAGCCGTCTGAAACAACTCAACACGTTCTCTTGACGTCCGTTTTTTGTAGTTTTCAAACTCTGCAAAAAGGCGTAAAAACTTATCCTTTTCTTGCTGTAAGTCTGCTTTTAATTGTTCTTCTGGAGATAGTTGTTCTACAACCTCTTCTTGTGTTGTATCTGTATCTGCTTGAGTTGAAGTTGTATTTACTTCCTCTTCTATGTCTGTTTCTTTTTTACTTTTCTTGCTCATTGTTGTACTTAATTTAAAATACTGTAATTGAGATGGCAAAAGTACTGCCATTACTATAAATAGTGCCAAAATGTCATTATTTATTTTAACTATTATTTAATTAGTTTCCATGGAAGATTATTTATATATTTGCATTATAAATCACTAAAGACTAAAAAACTTATATCATGAAAAAAATTGTATTAAATCTTTTTGCTGTAGCCATAGTAGGATTAACTGTTGTTGGTTGTAAAAGCGATGTTAAGGAAGCAAAAACTGGAGACGTTGAAACTGTTGTTGAAAACAATGAAGCTGCTAAATTTAAAGCAGACCCAACAAACTCTATGATTGTTTGGAAAGCAAACAAAATTGTTGGTGGACATGAAGGAACTATAAACGTCTCTAATGGTGTTGTTGAATTTGAGGGTGATAAATTAGTAGGTGGAAGTTTTATGTTTGATATTAATACTATCAAGTGTACAGACATTCCTGCTGATGATGAAGCTAACGGAAAATTAATTGGACATTTAAAAGGCGCTGACTTTTTTGATGCAGAACAATTTGCTACTGCTGCTTTTGAAATAACTAAAGTAGACGGTAAAAATGTAAGTGGTAACTTAACAATGAAAGGTATCAAAAAGAATATAACTTTTCCTGCAACTGTTGTTGTTACTGGTGATGACGTAACTTTATCAAGTGATACTTTTTCAATTGACAGAACAGAATGGAATATTATGTATAATTCTGGAAAAACTTTTGACGCTGCTGCATTAGGAGACAAAGTAATAAAAGATGATGTAGAAATAAAAATAATGGTTAAAGCTAAAAAAGCTTAAAACACGCCTATCAATTAAAAAAAAGCCACAACAAATGTTGTGGCTTTTTTTGTTGTTATAAATTTGAAATATTACTTTAAATTATCATCAACTCCCCATTGATCTAAACTTCTTAAAATAGGCTCCAAAGAGCGTCCTCTAGCACTCAATTTATACTCTACTTTTGGCGGAACTACAGGATAGATTTTTCTAGTAATAAGACCATCTTTTTCTAGCTCTCTAACAGATTGTGTAAACATTTTATTTGAAATCCCAGAAATATGCTTCTGTAATTGTCCTGAACGCAAGGCGCCACTCAATAAGTGAAATAAAATAAGAGGCTTCCATTTAGTCCCAATCAAATTCATGGTATAATTAAGCGGACAATAATTCTTTTCGATCATTTTCTATATATAAATAACACATAATAAGCATTTCACTCTTTTAGTACAGTATATTACTTTTTAGTAAGTTATTGCCAATACTGCAAATATAAAATATCTTTGTAGTCTAAAAAAAATAATATGACAGATAAAAAAAATTATCCAAAATCTTTTTCTCATATTGGGATTACGATCCCTGACATAAACAAAGCTGTTCAATTTTATTCTGAAGTAATGGGATGGTATATTATTATGGAACCTTCTAAAGTTAAAAAAGAAAAAGAAACAGCTATAGGCCAGATGTGTATTGATGTCTTTGGCGAAGATTGGGAGATGTTTGAAATAGCACACTTAGCAACTTCTGACGGAATAGGTATTGAATTATTTTCTTTTCCACATGGTGTAAAACAAGCCCCAGAATTTAATCCTTTTAACACCGGACTCTTTCACTTTTGCGTGCAAGACCCCAATATTGAAAACCTTATTGATAAAATTGTCTCTTATGGAGGTAAACAGAGAATGCCTATTAGAGAGTATTACCCTAAAGACAAACCTTTTAAAATGTGCTATGTAGAAGATCCCTTTGGAATTGTTTTCGAAATATACACACATAGCTATGAGTTAACCTATTCTTCTGGCGCTTACACAAAATAAAGACTATATACAAAAAAACCATAGCTGACACTGTGGCTTTTTTTATTTAATTTTATCAGAACAAAACTAAGAAACACTATACATTCATTATTCTATAGGAAAATCAAAATATTGATTTCTAAAAGGCTCTCCTCTTAAAGTAAAATGCCACCACTCTTGCGAATAGTTTCTAAACCCATTGGTCAACATGACATGTTGTAATAATTGTCTATTAGCCTGCTGCTTTTTAGTCAGATTTTTATTATCGACCCAAGATTCGGGACCAAAAAAATCGAAAGGACTTCCCATATCAAGTGCTATACCAGTTTCTAAATTAATAATTGTTAAATCCAAAGTACTACCACTACTATGTCTGGATTTTGAGGCGATATATCCTTGTTTAAAAAGATTTCGTTTTTTAACGTTTGGATAAAACTGTCGCTTCTTTAGCGTGTCATTAATTTGCTTTGCCCAACGTACAAAATGATTTACAGCACGTTGCGGTCTATAAGCATCATAAATTTTAATACCTAAACCTTGTTTTTTTAGTGTGTCTTGTACTTTTTTTAAGGCTTTTGCTGCCAAGTCTGTCATAATAACAACCTCCTTATTATAGCCATCTATTTGCGCTCCAACAAAATTGTTATCGTTACAATATCTTAGCTCAACCGCTAAATCATCAATAATATCTTGTGCATATACAAAGCCTTCACGCAATTGTGCAACACAAGTAGTTGTAATAAATAAGAGTAAAAATGCTAAGCTAAACTTCATGATATCTAAATTATAGGCTAAATTTATAAAATAAAAATCTAACTATGACTTATCCTTGGCATCTTTATGTTTTGTCTACAATATATGTATTTGCAGGAATCATGCATTTTATCAAGCCACAACTGTATTTACGTGTCATGCCTCTTTATTTACCTAATCATAAATTACTAATATTGTTAAGTGGTATAGCAGAAGTTGTTTTAGGTATTTCTGTTTGCATTCCAATACTAAAAAACATTGCCATTTATGGTTTAATAGCAATGCTTATTACGTTTTTAATGGTTCATTTTTATATGCTATCTAGTAAAAAAGCATCTGCAGGAATACCAACTTGGGTTTTACTACTTCGTATTCCGTTACAATTTGTACTAATGTATTGGGCATATTATTATTTAAAATTTTAAATATGTTATTTTCTGAAGAAATAAAACTAAACTTACCAGATGCAGAGATTAGCTATTTCCCTAATTTTTTCAATTCAAAAGCTGCTAGCAAGTATTTTAATTTACTTCTAAATGACATACCTTGGCAACAAGATGATATCACAGTCTTTGGAAAAACCTATGCTCAGCCAAGATTAACCGCGCTATTTG is drawn from Psychroserpens sp. NJDZ02 and contains these coding sequences:
- the dnaJ gene encoding molecular chaperone DnaJ is translated as MAKRDFYEILGITKSATQIEIKKGYRKKAIEFHPDKNPDDKDAESKFKEAAEAYEILSDENKKARYDQYGHQAFENGGGGGGFNGGGMNMDDIFSQFGDIFGGGGFGGGGGFSGFGGQQQRRVKGSNLRVRLKLTLEEIANGVEKKIKVKRKVQAPGTTYKTCSTCNGAGQVTRVTNTILGRMQTASPCPTCSGAGQTIDKKPSEADAQGMIAKEETIPVNIPAGVVDGMQLKVSGKGNEAPGNGVSGDLLVAIEEEAHESLQREGDNLHYDLYVSLPDAILGNSKEIDTVTGKVRIKIEAGMQSGKILRLRGKGIPSINGYGKGDLLVHVNVWTPKTLNKKQKDFFESMREDEHFVPKPERSDKSFFEKVKDMFS
- a CDS encoding nucleotide exchange factor GrpE, coding for MSKKSKKETDIEEEVNTTSTQADTDTTQEEVVEQLSPEEQLKADLQQEKDKFLRLFAEFENYKKRTSRERVELFQTASKDVMVSMLPILDDFERALLHIDDDKEAEELRKGVLLIYNKLLNALQQKGLATIEVRKGDVFNADHHEAITQIPAPTEDLKGKIIDVIEKGYKLGETVIRFPKVIIGQ
- a CDS encoding YceI family protein, encoding MKKIVLNLFAVAIVGLTVVGCKSDVKEAKTGDVETVVENNEAAKFKADPTNSMIVWKANKIVGGHEGTINVSNGVVEFEGDKLVGGSFMFDINTIKCTDIPADDEANGKLIGHLKGADFFDAEQFATAAFEITKVDGKNVSGNLTMKGIKKNITFPATVVVTGDDVTLSSDTFSIDRTEWNIMYNSGKTFDAAALGDKVIKDDVEIKIMVKAKKA
- a CDS encoding winged helix-turn-helix transcriptional regulator, with product MIEKNYCPLNYTMNLIGTKWKPLILFHLLSGALRSGQLQKHISGISNKMFTQSVRELEKDGLITRKIYPVVPPKVEYKLSARGRSLEPILRSLDQWGVDDNLK
- a CDS encoding VOC family protein, coding for MTDKKNYPKSFSHIGITIPDINKAVQFYSEVMGWYIIMEPSKVKKEKETAIGQMCIDVFGEDWEMFEIAHLATSDGIGIELFSFPHGVKQAPEFNPFNTGLFHFCVQDPNIENLIDKIVSYGGKQRMPIREYYPKDKPFKMCYVEDPFGIVFEIYTHSYELTYSSGAYTK
- a CDS encoding M15 family metallopeptidase, which produces MKFSLAFLLLFITTTCVAQLREGFVYAQDIIDDLAVELRYCNDNNFVGAQIDGYNKEVVIMTDLAAKALKKVQDTLKKQGLGIKIYDAYRPQRAVNHFVRWAKQINDTLKKRQFYPNVKKRNLFKQGYIASKSRHSSGSTLDLTIINLETGIALDMGSPFDFFGPESWVDNKNLTKKQQANRQLLQHVMLTNGFRNYSQEWWHFTLRGEPFRNQYFDFPIE